A window of [Clostridium] innocuum genomic DNA:
GCAGTGATTTGCGTAATTGTTTCTTTCTGACCCAGATGCAGCTCAACACCGCCATCGGTGACAGCTTGACTAGGCTCCCCAATCACCTGCACATACCCACCCACTGGAACACGGTATCATAAAGCGGATGGCGTCAGAAAGGAAAGCCGATGCCTGATGAAACGTATTTCGCCCCTTGCCCGGTTATCGTTCTTTGGACATGCGGAGATGCTTTTATAAATGGCAAACAGGAAGTCTGCTTCATCCTGAACGGATATGTTCCGTACCCGGATGTTCACATGACTTCCTGTTTTTTTATCTGATTTCCATAAAAGCTGGAGGCAGCATGGCATCTACCGCAAAAGCTCCTCCAGTTTCTCGGGATGCATCGGTTTTCCAAAATAATAGCCCTGAATATCGTCCAGTCCCATGGTTTTTACCTTCTCATATTCCGCCTTTGTCTCCACACCCTCCAGCAGAACACGAATGTTCACATCATGGCATAGTCTGACAACAAACTGAATAAAGGTCGCATCAAATTCACTGTTTAAAATATCCTTAATGAAAATCCGGTCGATTTTCACAATATCCGCAGGGGAATTTTTCAAAACACCGAGAGAGGAGTATCCGGTTCCAAAATCATCCATGGCGATACGCACACCGATGCTTCGTATCTCCTGAAAGATCGCCTGCAGCTCCTCACTGCTTTTCACCATATAGCTCTCCGTCATTTCCACAATGATATTGCGGCTGGGAACATGGCACTTCTTCAGCGTTTCCTTCATGAATGTGATGAATCCTTCCTCATACAGCTGCAGGTAGGATAAATTCACACTGACACAGAAATCCGGACACTTTTTCAGCCATGCTGCACATTGCCTGAGGGCTGTTTCAAATATCCATTTACCGATGGTGAGTATCATCCCGCTCTTTTCCAGCAAGGGAATGAACACCACAGGCGATACATTGCCATACATGCTGCTGTGCCATCTGGCCAGTGCCTCCGCAGCGATTATACGGCCGCTGTCTGCCTCCACCTGCGGCTGATACTGCAGGGAAAAGCCTTCGAAATCATGTTCCATGCTGTAACGCAGCTGTTCCAGCATATCCAGCTCCTGCAGCTCTGTTTCCGACATTTTCTTCTCATAGAACGTCAGTCTGTTCTTACCATTGCGCTTGCTTGCCTCCAGTGCATAACCGACGTTCTTCGTCAGTGACATCATATCATCGCCATCCTTTGGAAAGCAGGCACAGCCGGCAGAAACCGTGCAGTGGTATTTCTTTCCGTTCAGAATGCGCTGATGCCCCAGCTCCTGCTGGAGCCTGTGATAAAAGCCGGCAATCTCGTTGGAATCGGTACAGCTCCTGAGCAGAACGATAAATTCATCACCATCATTGCGGTACAGCCTTGCATATTCCGGAAGAACAGACTGGATGATCTGCGCCGTCTTGGCCAGCACCTCATCTCCAAACTGGTGATTGTACAGCTTGTTGATGCTGGAAAAACCATCCAAATCCAGGATCATCATGAAGAAATGCTCCTCCTTGGCAACCATCATCTGCAGCGTATCCTCCAGCTCATATTTGTTAAACTGACCGCTCAGATAATCGATTTTATTCTTACGTCCCAGATTGGTGATAATGCCGGCAAACAAAACCGGCTGTCCATCCTCATCCCGCTCCACATGACCGCGGCATCTGAGCCACACCCACTCGCCTCTGCGGTTTCTGGCACGATACTCCACATTGTGAAAATCCACACGGCCATCGGCAATTTCCTGATTCCCTTCCAGAAATATCTTCTGGTCTGCCTCATGAATTCTTGCGCCCCATACATTGGCAGCATCATGCACGATTTCCGATGGGAGATCAAATTCCTCAACCATGGCACGGGAATATCGGAAGCAGGAAGGGTCCTCCTTCATATTGCATACATAGATATAATCATCGCTGCTCTGCATCAGGGCACTCAGCAGCAGATCCTTATCATAGGAAAACTGGCGCACCTCCTCACTTTCATGGTAAGGGCGCAGCGCAAAGGCTTTTCTTGACTGCTCCAGATGATAGCGGCGTTTTGACAGATACATTTCATCATCTGCACGCATAATGATTTTTTTCACTGACAGCTCCATATCCGCCATGATCTGTGTAATTCCGAAGCAGAAGCCCATGGTATAGGGAAACTCCCTGCTTTCTTCCTCCAGTTCATTCAGAATTTGATCCAACAGGTTGCGTACCTCTTTTTTGGAAAGCTGTTGAAAAACAAGGAGAAACTCATCACCGCCCAGACGGATTGCGAAATCCCCGGTCTGCAGACTGCTGCGAATTTTTTCCGCTACCCTTTGCAGGATCCGATCCCCCTCCTGATGTCCACAGCGTTTGTTTACGGTATCCAGATCATTGATATCCAGAA
This region includes:
- a CDS encoding EAL domain-containing protein, whose translation is MQSKGKANSKADIQHDHLTALWNKEAGEELLDSCIRTAKAQSTSFLAVLLDINDLDTVNKRCGHQEGDRILQRVAEKIRSSLQTGDFAIRLGGDEFLLVFQQLSKKEVRNLLDQILNELEEESREFPYTMGFCFGITQIMADMELSVKKIIMRADDEMYLSKRRYHLEQSRKAFALRPYHESEEVRQFSYDKDLLLSALMQSSDDYIYVCNMKEDPSCFRYSRAMVEEFDLPSEIVHDAANVWGARIHEADQKIFLEGNQEIADGRVDFHNVEYRARNRRGEWVWLRCRGHVERDEDGQPVLFAGIITNLGRKNKIDYLSGQFNKYELEDTLQMMVAKEEHFFMMILDLDGFSSINKLYNHQFGDEVLAKTAQIIQSVLPEYARLYRNDGDEFIVLLRSCTDSNEIAGFYHRLQQELGHQRILNGKKYHCTVSAGCACFPKDGDDMMSLTKNVGYALEASKRNGKNRLTFYEKKMSETELQELDMLEQLRYSMEHDFEGFSLQYQPQVEADSGRIIAAEALARWHSSMYGNVSPVVFIPLLEKSGMILTIGKWIFETALRQCAAWLKKCPDFCVSVNLSYLQLYEEGFITFMKETLKKCHVPSRNIIVEMTESYMVKSSEELQAIFQEIRSIGVRIAMDDFGTGYSSLGVLKNSPADIVKIDRIFIKDILNSEFDATFIQFVVRLCHDVNIRVLLEGVETKAEYEKVKTMGLDDIQGYYFGKPMHPEKLEELLR